A part of Synchiropus splendidus isolate RoL2022-P1 chromosome 19, RoL_Sspl_1.0, whole genome shotgun sequence genomic DNA contains:
- the LOC128750525 gene encoding transmembrane protein 238-like, protein MGLKARIGTCLPVFLIAILLDVLGLVLLFVGIFANLRISGRFYGDFLIYSGSIVIFLSVFLWLMWYVGNLRVAVDVGGAERSSSIARLARKLTERLSRRLAGEGGASRVMRDERTAPQAGSEERPAKASRVTWGRSTVYHNQGYDDTLDSPAEERAREHVET, encoded by the coding sequence ATGGGGCTGAAGGCTCGGATCGGAACCTGCCTGCCGGTCTTCCTGATCGCCATCCTGCTGGACGTCCTGGGTCTGGTTCTGCTCTTCGTGGGGATTTTCGCCAACCTGCGGATCTCGGGCCGCTTCTACGGAGACTTCTTGATCTACAGCGGCTCCATCGTCATCTTCCTCAGCGTCTTCCTCTGGCTCATGTGGTACGTGGGCAACCTGCGGGTGGCCGTGGATGTCGGGGGCGCGGAGAGGAGCAGCAGTATCGCGCGTCTGGCGCGGAAACTGACGGAGAGACTGAGCCGCAGGTTGGCTGGGGAAGGAGGGGCGAGCCGAGTCATGAGGGACGAGCGGACGGCACCGCAGGCCGGCTCCGAAGAGAGGCCGGCGAAGGCCAGCAGAGTGACGTGGGGAAGGTCCACGGTTTACCACAACCAGGGCTACGACGACACTCTGGACTCTCCCGCGGAGGAGCGGGCGCGGGAGCACGTGGAGACCTGA